The following proteins come from a genomic window of Leptospira bandrabouensis:
- the vapB gene encoding type II toxin-antitoxin system antitoxin VapB, protein MQTAKIFINGRSQAVRIPKEFQFKGDEVFIQKVGEAVILVPKNKAWNAFLDGLNGFSDDFMKDGRNELPDSERDSI, encoded by the coding sequence ATGCAAACAGCAAAAATCTTTATAAACGGAAGAAGCCAAGCAGTAAGAATTCCAAAGGAATTTCAATTTAAAGGCGATGAGGTCTTTATTCAAAAAGTTGGAGAAGCCGTAATTCTTGTTCCAAAAAATAAAGCTTGGAACGCCTTTCTAGATGGTTTAAATGGATTCTCGGATGATTTTATGAAAGATGGGAGAAATGAATTACCTGATTCTGAAAGAGATTCTATCTAA